ATGCGCCGGTTAACGTCGGCGCCGGCGGCCACCAATTCACACACGAACTGCAGGCTCGTCACGCCGCCCGAGCCACGGGGCTCGGGGTCGCCCGATGGGTTGTCGCCGAGGTTGGCCTTGCGGACCCAGCTAATCGCGTGCAGCGGCGTGTAGCCGCTCCGCTGATCGTCCGGGTCGGCGCCTTGACGGACGAGCAGCAGCGCCAGCTCAAAGTGGCCGCTCTCTACCGCCAGCAGCAGCGGCGACATCCCCTTCCGCGGCGCCCGCTCATCCCGGTCCTGCGGCCGCATCGCCGCGTTAACGTCGGCGCCGGCTTGGAGAAGCCGGGCAGCGGCGGTCAGCCGGCCGTCGCGCGACGCGAAGCCGAGGGCGGTGAATCCCTGCCGGCTGGTTGCGTGCAGGTCGGCGCCGTGCTTGATCAGGAGATCGATCGCGTTGGTTGCGCCGGCCGAAGCGGCCCACATCAGAGCGGTCTGCCCGCTCGCCTCGATTGCGTTCGGGTCGGCCCGGCTTTCCAGCATCAGCGAGACAACCGGGCCATCGCCGGTGCGGCAGGCGGTCATCAGGGCGGTCTCGCCGCCGCTCTGCGTGGCGTTGGCGTCCGCGCCGGCTGAGAGCAGCATGCGGGCGGCGTCGGCGTCGCCGTTCTGGCACGCGATTGCCAGCGGGCGGACGCCATAGCCGGTGGCAGCGTTGGCGTCGGCGCCGGCCGCAATCAGCCGACGGACCGTGGGCGCATCGCCGTGGAGCACCGCCCAGTGCAGCGCGGTCATCCCGTCCGGCTGGGCGGCGGCAGGCGTCGCGCCGTCGCCCAGCAGGTCGGCGACCGCCTGCCACTCTTTCTGCTCGGCACGGTCCGCGAGCGAACCGCCGGCCCCAGCGGCCGTCGCCCATAACAGCAGCGCCAACGCGGCGGCGCACAGCGGGACGCGGGTGTTGGTCATCCGTTTGCCCTACAGCGTGAGCGGTTCGAAAAGGCCGTCGGCCGGGCCGTCGCTGTCGCCGAACGAGCCCATTTCGAGGCCGGCCTTGTTGAGCAGCGTGAGGTGCAGGTTGGCCAGCGGGGTCTGGTCGCGGTACCGGATGTGGCGGCCGCCGCGGAGCCCGCCCGACGCGCCGCCCGCGACCAGCACCGGCAGGTTCGAATGGTCGTGCGCGTCGGGGTCGCCCATGCCGCTGCCGTAGAGCAGCAGCGAGTGGTCGAGCAGCGTGCCTTCGGCCTCCGGCGTGGCCGCGAGCGACTCCAGGAACTCCGCGAAGAGCGACACGTGGAAGCGGTTGATCTTGGCCACTTTGGCCAGCTTCTCCGGGTTCTTGCCGTGGTGGGTAGTGGGGTGGTGGGGTTCCGGCACGCCGATCTCTGGGTAGGTGCGGGTGCTGGCCTCGCGGGCGAGCTGGAAGGAGACGACCCGGGTCATGTCGCCTTGAAACGCCAGCCGCTGCAGGTCGAACATCAGCCGAGCATGATCGGCGTACGACGCCGGCGCGCCGATCGGGCGGTCGAGGTCGGGCAGCGGGTTCTCGTCGACGTTGGCTTCGGCGCGGGCGACGCGTTGCTCGACATCGCGGATGCTCTGGAAGTACTCGTCAATCTTGTGCTGGTCGCTCGGACCCAGCCGGCTCCGCAGGCGGCGCATCTCGTGGGTCACGGTGTCCAGCAGGCTGGCGCGGCGCTGCAACGCCGCGCGGCGTTGGGCCGACGACCCCCCCGCGCCGAACAGCATCTCGAACACGGCCCGCGGGTTGGCCTCCGAGGGCAGGGGAGTGGTCGGGGAGGACCACGACAGGTTGTTCTGGTAGACGCAGGCGTAGCCGTTGTCGCACTGGCCGATGTTGGTCAGCTGGTCCATCGCCAGCTCCAGCGAGGGAAGCTGCGTCTGCTTGCCGAGGCGCCGGGCCGCGATCTGGTCGACGGTGGTGCCATTGCAGTAGTCGGAGCTCTCGGTCCGCTTCGCGCGGGCCGCGCTGAGGAACGCGGAGTTCGAAGTCGCGTGCGACCCCGGGTAGGCGTTGCGGAGTTCCATGCCGGACAGCACGCAGACCTGCTGCTTGACCGCCTCGAGGGGCTGCAGGCTGGACGGCAGGTCGGCGAGCGTCTCGCCGGCGGGCGTCCACTCCGCGGGATTGAAGCCCATCGGTATGTAGGTGAAGCTGAGCCGCTTGAGCCGGGCGGCGGACGCGACGGTCGCCTCGGTGGCGGTCGCGGCCGGCACCATCGCGTCCAGGAGCGGCAGGGCGATGGCGGCCCCGGCGCCCCGCAGCAGTGTCCGGCGTGAAATCGCTTTGCGACGCAGAATCATTGAACGGTCCTCTTGCAGAAGGGGTCGCTGGAAACGATGCCCAGCACCAGTGAGGAGAATCGGTAGTCGTCGGCCGCGGCCGAGCGGAGCACCCGGCGGACGGCCGGCATGTCGCTCGGTTCGACGCCGCGGCCCAGAGCGAACGTGTAGAGCTTCTCGACCATCGCGCCGACAAACACTTCCGGACGCGCCAGCAGGCTGGCCTCGAGGTCGGTCACCCCGGCCACGGGCGTGCCGTCCGGCAGCACGCCGGTGGGGTCGATGGGCGCCTCGCCCTCGCGGTCACGCCAACGCCCCACGGCGTCGTAGTTTTCGAGGGCCAGGCCGATGGGGTCCATCAGGTCGTGGCAGGCGGCGCAGGCAGGGTTCGACCGGTGCGCCTGCAGCTTGGCCCGGACGGTGTTGTCCTGCGCGGAGGCCGCGTCCTCGAGATCGGGCACGTCGGGTGGGGGCGGTGGCGGGGGCGACCCCAGCAGGTTCTTTAGCACCCAGTAGCCACGCACCGTGGGCGAGGTGCGGTGGGCGTAGGACGTCACGGCCAGCACGCTCCCCTGCCGCAGCAGACCGCCGCGGTGGCCGGCACGGTCGACGCCTACAGGCCGGAAGTGGCTGCCGCGCACCCCGGGAACGCCGTAATGCGTGGCGAGCCGCTCGTCGAGGTACACGACGCTTGGCTGGATCAGGTGCAGCACGCTCTCGTCTTCTCGGATAACGTGCGCCATCAGCAGTTCGGTTTCTTGCCGCATCGACTGGCGGAGGTTGTCGTCGAAGTCAACAAACCGCCGCATGTCCGGGTGGAAGCTCTGCAGGTTGCGGAGGTGCAGCCACTGCGACGCAAAGTTATCGACCAGCGCGCGGGAGCGTTCGTCCCGCAGCATCCGCTCGACCTGCCCACGGAGCACGGCTGGCTGGTGGAGCGTCCCTGCTGCGGCGACCGACAGCAGCTCATCGTCCGGAAGGCTGCTCCACACGAAGTACGAGAGCCGGGTGGCGAGCTCCAGGTCCGAGACGCGGTACACATCGCCCGGGGCGG
This portion of the Posidoniimonas corsicana genome encodes:
- a CDS encoding DUF1552 domain-containing protein; translation: MILRRKAISRRTLLRGAGAAIALPLLDAMVPAATATEATVASAARLKRLSFTYIPMGFNPAEWTPAGETLADLPSSLQPLEAVKQQVCVLSGMELRNAYPGSHATSNSAFLSAARAKRTESSDYCNGTTVDQIAARRLGKQTQLPSLELAMDQLTNIGQCDNGYACVYQNNLSWSSPTTPLPSEANPRAVFEMLFGAGGSSAQRRAALQRRASLLDTVTHEMRRLRSRLGPSDQHKIDEYFQSIRDVEQRVARAEANVDENPLPDLDRPIGAPASYADHARLMFDLQRLAFQGDMTRVVSFQLAREASTRTYPEIGVPEPHHPTTHHGKNPEKLAKVAKINRFHVSLFAEFLESLAATPEAEGTLLDHSLLLYGSGMGDPDAHDHSNLPVLVAGGASGGLRGGRHIRYRDQTPLANLHLTLLNKAGLEMGSFGDSDGPADGLFEPLTL
- a CDS encoding ankyrin repeat domain-containing protein — protein: MTNTRVPLCAAALALLLWATAAGAGGSLADRAEQKEWQAVADLLGDGATPAAAQPDGMTALHWAVLHGDAPTVRRLIAAGADANAATGYGVRPLAIACQNGDADAARMLLSAGADANATQSGGETALMTACRTGDGPVVSLMLESRADPNAIEASGQTALMWAASAGATNAIDLLIKHGADLHATSRQGFTALGFASRDGRLTAAARLLQAGADVNAAMRPQDRDERAPRKGMSPLLLAVESGHFELALLLVRQGADPDDQRSGYTPLHAISWVRKANLGDNPSGDPEPRGSGGVTSLQFVCELVAAGADVNRRIEGNKGGAKQLRHDGCSPLLFAARTADLPLVRLLVDLGADPTIPNRDGCTPLMACAGVGVQGVGEEAGAEPEVLETLDYLLALGAEVNTIDDNRETAMHGAAYRNFPRVVELLAKHDADPQRWNHKNKSGWTPMRIAEGHRPGSFKPHPPTQAALRAALGAPPP